The DNA sequence tagttcagagtcttcctcctttAAGGAGTTAATGACTTCTAAGGAGGTAGTGGACTCTTTTCGGTCACttaatgacagggttactagtcTAGGCCCTCCCTCatctagacccatagctcaagatccttcaacctctgccaggtcccttccctttttagtatctgagactattagttcacgcgatacctctgatctggaagaaggtgagaatccagtctccatctgatgaaaagtctgcatcagaggaggatacaggtagctcatctaagtatctttttccagttgaggatattgatgaactacTAAAAGCAATATATACCTCAcagcagattgagatgccacaacaagcccaatctgtacaggataaaatgtataggggcctaCATGGACGGAAATCTAAAACCTTTCCGGTACACCAGTCCCTTAGGGACATGATTCtgtctgaatggaaagaacctgaaaaaaggttgttccaatccagaggacacaaaagaTTTCCTTTACAGTCTGAAATTGAGGatgttttctttaagtgtcctagattagatgcccctatgtcacaggtgtccaaaagatcaggtcttttgaagattctggggtccttaaaggtcaaatggatagaaaggccgactcattgctacatagggcctgggatgcttcagatttttctttaggcccagcggtagcatcgacctgtgtggctagaaatttagacgtatgggttcagcgtcctgatgatcttctggcatctgacacccccaaagaagagattagggaatccctcccactcattgccaagtcagtcgccttcttagctgatgcagcagcagattcagtgaaatccacAGCCAGAGCTTCttctctcattaattcagctaggcgagctatctggcttaaatcttgggaaggtgaccttacTCCCAAGAATAATCTCTGTGGCATTCCCTTCGAAGGAAAACTCTTGTTTGGTTCTTTAGAAGAGGTCTTAACTTGTTCCTCTGAGAAAAGTAAacgattcccttcttcccaaaggaataagTTCCAAAAcgaggctaattttaaaggcaacagactaaaaagaaatggtcctttTTAATAAAGAAggctccttcagccccttccaaaaATACCCAGTAACGCCAGGTTAGGGGTATGGGGGAAGATTGTGcaatttcatcaaggaatgggcagagatttccaccAATTCCTTTATCCTTCAAACTCTGGAAAAAGGTTACAGGTTGGAATTCCAAAATCTTCCTCctccagaagtgttttttttttttttttttttttttttttttttcttacccacctgccgagagacggcaagccatgttAAATTTGATTTCTGTGTGGGAGACAGAGGTagttatttctcctgtcccagaaATTCAGAAGTTCCAGGTATTTTATTCTCGCGTCTTTCTGGCCAAGAAAGCTTCcggcggctttcgtatggtcataaatttaagcgtcctgaaaAAATACACAGTTTATAGACGTTTCcgaatggagaacatttattcggtAAGAAATCTGTTGTTGCCAAAGGTCTTCATACTGACCCTGAaccttcaggacgcttatcttcatgtaccaatctgccagaacCAACGAAGGTTCCTCAAGTTTGCAGTTCTCGTGGGAAACGAGCCATCTcactggcagttcaatgcccttccttttggtctcttagcagcaccgaggatttttacaaaaatcatgactgaagtcatggccttttttcgGTTCGATTCAAAGTGTatcaatcgtcccatatctagaGTATTTTTGCTCGGGACAGAGTCCCTTTAttcaagacctacagttggttttgcggacctttcaaaaattagggtggaaggtcaaccagcagaagtcttgcctggtaccctcacagagcattcttttcctgggttatctaatagactctgttgccctaaagattttccttcccgaagagaaaattgtgaaaacTCTTCTCTGTGCGGGccttcaaactgctccctcagacctccctttgGCGGATCATGCAGTTGCTGGGTCTTATGATGgcagccattccaggggtgccttgggcccaattgcactccagaccccttcaggcttttcttttgctTTATTGGGATCGCAGGAAagattctctggatcagctggtaaaactaccagaagggaattttctagatctcgcctggtgggagcagcAGGAACATCTGCAGAGGGAAGGATTGGACACAACATTCCCCGGTCaaaattaccacagacgccagtctgtggggttggggtgctcactcacaggactGGCAAGCAcaaggagcctggttgccagaggaagcaggtcgctcctcCAATTTCAGggaacttctggctgtgaggaaagcacttataTCTCTGGGAGAGAGGGTCTAGTCAAAAGACCTATTATTTTCAGACAATGCTACAACAGTGGCGTacctgaacaagcaagggggcactcgtgCAGAATCGCCTCTGTCATTAACACAGCAGCTTCTGTCCTGAGTGGAGATCTGTCACTTCAGTAAAGGCAgttcacatcaaggggtcagaaaatgtgctggcggactttttgagcagggtgagcatcagttccagcggttgggaactacatcaaggcacgttccaggaggtggtgctaagatggggtcccccccgtggatctttttgcctccagtctcaacaagaacttccggcgttcttctctctggagagagaaacgGAGTCCTTGGATGGATGCTCTGTCCTTCCCATGGGACTTCAACCTGGCTTattccttccctccttttccccttttgcccctagtggttcggaaAATTTATTCAGGGCAGAAgttgttctgattgccccctggtggcccaggaggagttggttctcctctctgaaggccctatctgtgtatcctgCCTGGCACTTACCAGTTCGGAAGGATCTGCTCCATCAGGGAACGGTGTTGcatcctgtgacagacctagccggaaaagaggcttttggaggggactgaatgccagcctcctgcaaaccgattatgggccctggcatttggggggacggtgctctttgtgagctgtatgcctggggaccctggaggtggcattactttagattcaggtccatgtcccccaagacacacagactctggggactctggatatgccattgtgatgggagtcactaataggggcacagggtgaatgagaaccccactatgatctgtgctagtcagactcaatgctgtatgtgtgtgtgtgtgtgtgtgtgtatgtatatatatatatatatatatatatatatatatatatatatatatataatttatttattgtgtactgtttgctgtgctagttttgggtggggctgtattccaatgttctattgtgtttgccttggatcacaggatgtgtattgctgtgaggaaagagggaggggggattcctccagctgcccccctgttaagactgtttactgatgagaagttaagcacacctgacctgtgtgtccattgtcattggacagtttaacccgccctgttttccaagggtggggggggaaatgttttgaagtgggatctgtataacgtgttttttggaataaagattcattcctgcttggaacctgaagacagagccgcgTCTCgttttttggggtggattatttgtatgggttccttgtttggctgattggagtgttcggtagctgcctttgtgtttttgggtttgaaatgtcctaaacgactttaacccctttcatactcggggtgtcgttacacatccaaaccctcagactctccatttgacggcctggaggctgagcggcgcatcctacagttaaaggggtgttcagagagggttattcaaaCTATCCTGGACAGCTGTAAGTTGGTCATAAGAAGAATCTATGAGAAAGTTTGGAACACTTATTTCCTGGCAAATTAaaactggtttagattctttttccaccCCCTGTATATTAGATTTTTTGCAGGGGGAGTGGAAAAGGGGctctgtcagcacccttagggttcagattgCTGCCCTAACTttatttacagagagaagactagcagaagatcccttagtcaggaggttcctttttAGCCAGATCTAGACATACTCCCAGGGTCatcaaacatgttcctccctgtGATCTGTCattggtattaaatgcactaacaagggctccttttgagcctttgcatgaggcttccctgaaaattatttcttttgaagttgtccttccttttggctattgCGTCAGGGAGAAGGATTTCTGTTCGAGAGtctttcctgtaaagatcccttcCTGAGGATTTTGGGGGACAGGGTAGTGATTAGACCTGATCCACTCcctccctagtttctgcacctctcccaaaaatgcggataaggaaaggtttggtcttttagacgtaaagagatgtcttctgctttatctagaaaagaccagtgggtttagtagttcctcccaactgttagttttgttcagtggccccaagaaggggtccaatgcatctaaaagttctattgctaggtggattaggggatcTATCTGTGAGGCATGTAAAGCATCAGGTTGCACCCGCTCCTTCTAGAATTGgggcccattcaacgagatccatggccacatcatgggaagaaatctctaaagctgccgtctggtcctcctctcatgcatttgtcaagcataagagttcagatgctttccagccaggacctttccttttgtggtaaagtgcttcaggctgtcgtcccgcCCTAAGGTATAAAATCTTGCTTAtcctcaagtagctgtcctggaaggtgaggggggggggacccccgttagacttaccgataACGGTATTtacaggaaccttccaggacagtgtctatttcccccccccccccccccctttttttttttttttttttttcttctctgctgAGTGCACCTTCGGTagaggttacttgatcttctaaacgactgggggtcagaggaaagggaggggccttttaaattgtatctgatttgtttttttctgtagagggcggagccaatcatctcaagtagctgtcctggaaggttcctggaaataccattACCAGTAAGCCTAACAGGTTTTTCACTTTGCTATTAAAATTGCTGCCCCCCCAGCCAAATGCAATTTCCCTTCCGAGCCTCACTCTGCATTAAGCTTCTTAGATCACACCCCATTAgagtgtatattttatttattttccctgGAAAGTAAAATTTTCTGTATGAGACTTTTATTATCCACCATATAACTAATCCTATGAATAAAGTACAAGTCAAAAAGCAGCCTCACCCTGTTTAGATATTAAACTTAGAGTAGGTCCGGTCACCCtggcaaaaatgaaaagccagcagctacaccaGCTGCTGAcctttttaataataggacacttacctgtcctggagtccagtgatgtcggcagagCAGCTGTTTCCATaagctgttgggtgctgctgccgccattgcgggtaagagaACCCTGCAGTGTAGTGTTAAGGCTTCACaccgggtccctactgcacatgtgtgaggcaccactgcgctctcctactggctcgGCGGAGGGGAAGGAGTAGGGAGCCAAgctgtgccaaatgtggcaccggaggcgggggggggggggggggggggacacaaatgAGCTTAAACTGAGTTCTTTCCAAGTGTCAGAATTTCACTTTAATTTCTCTCTTCTGCTTTCAGTGCTGGTGTCTGCTGATCTGAGAGCTGAGCTGCAACATTCCATCTGAACATTTTTATACAGcacctgagatgtggacacaacttctgctggCTCtatattgatcgtgtgctggatacacaggaggggtctggaggatattcctgtcctgactgcagagagaagtttcaggatcagcctgcactgcagaggaacataacactacaTAACATAATGGAGAATTTCATGTCTCCTcagccagatcaggaggagtccggTGTCTTCTGTAATTACTGTGTTCAcgctcctgtacctgctgttagatcctgtctactctgtgaggtttctctgtgtgataaacacctgagagacCACAAAAAGTCCTCAGAACACGTCTTAACTgaccccaccttgttcatggagaGCAGCAAATCCTcagtccataagaagatcctggagtattactgcactgaggatgatgCCTGTATCTGTAAATTTTGTGTGACTAGAAAGCATAAAGGACATGAGTTGGagtcactggatgaggcttctgagaagaaaaagaccctgaggaatgttctgcaggaACTTCTGACacagagagaggagatggaggaaagagtccagagtctgcaggaacacaggaggaaagttgAAGAAaaagcagctggtgacaccgagagagtcactgcccaGTTTAGAGATCTTAGGAGACGTCTGGAAGAACTGGAGAAGAGATTCCTGAGAGAGATCTCCGGGTCGGCAGAGCGAATCTCCGTCTcaatccgggatctggaaataaagaaggaagagctgtccaggaagatacgtcacattgaggagctgtgtaacatgatggatccactgactgtcttacaggaatcagaaaCGGGTGACTTgggtgatactgaggatggagataatgaggacagagagagacatgagaaactcctccatgatggagggggtctggatctGGCTGGgttatcacacacattacacacaggtttatctgatataataacagagataaatgtatacttctatatacaggaagctgcagacataatactggatgtaaacacagctcataATAAACTACATGTATCAGGTGACAGGAAAACTGTAACCAGGACAGATAGAGACCAGAATCGTCCAGAAAAACCAGAGAGATTTCAGAGTTGTGCTCAGGTGTTGAGCACTCGAAGTTTTcgctcagggagacattactgggaagtggatttcAGGGGTTCAAATTGGTGGATAgttgggatgtgttaccccagtatagacaggagaggaggaTTGCAGTCAGTAATTGGATATAATAACAAGTCCTGGGGTTTGGGCTGGAACGGTGATCGGTATGGATTGATGCAGAACAGTGAAGTGATCTCCTTACCCCCCAATGTCTCCAGTAACAGaatcaggatatatctggattatgaggccgggcagatctccttttatgatctgtgtgacccgatcctacacctccacaccttcaccaccaccttcactgagcccctccatgctgggatatGTGTATGGAGAGGTTttataaagatatgtggggggaaaTGAGAAGGAGGCCTGAGCACTCGGTGGGTGTAATACAATGAGGTTAGCACTGGAGTGGAGTGATTTTGGCACATCACATTACTTGGATAAACAATTGTTTTGGCTTCACTAATGACCTTCCATTCATATGGCTTCATACTTAAAGGGATATGCACTTAtgtagttacatagtctggttaaaagacacaagtccatctagttcaaccaataaaagacacaagtccatctagttcaaccaataaaagggaaccTCATTTCTAATgcaattgttttacatttttataatgattgcaatttttttttctttttttaaagagggCATCTGTTATGTTAATAGTCCCACAGGGTTTTCTATGATAAATATATTTCTGAGACTTCCCCATCACTCCCTCTcggatcactgtgattggctggaataACTGTAATTATAGCAAGGGGTGAGGCTATACTGATGCCGAGTATTTTCATGAGTATCTATGTTTAACTAAAGGCACgtctttttttatagttttgaatagtggagagggattagagcccctgttgGGATGGAGACAACAATAAAAATCAATTTAGAGGAagccaccctctctatttgtcctggtgaatgTTCTCACCCAAAGTGAGAATTCCGAGTTGCTACCAGAACTGGAATAGAAGGGAAAACTTCAAatggggacagtagttctggtgacaaccagggatttcctcactttggagggatttcctgtcacttcctgttttggtttttGGAGAGTAAGGGCAAGTCTCCCCAATGGAAAACAGATGGTAATGAAATATACCCTCCTTACGCTCtccaaaatgaggaaaaaattgccttttttttgttctacttttaatttttcaaagaaGTTTCCAGGAAGTTACCATATATCAGCAATTCCCCTTCCACCTATGTTCTTCCCCCTCTGCCTCATGGTGGCGCTATGTGCAGCCATGATCAGACAGAGGGTGGAGATGATCCATCAGtacagagtaaggatgagctccgccgtgtttgcacagcccacgtgcagcgCCCGCCAAGAAGTCGGGCACGGCGCTGTGCTAATTACAGGCAGCGAGACCTTGTCccaatgcgtggctgcagagatcgggaaatgtctcgctgcctgtgatcagcacagtgccgacttcctggcggggcGCTGCACGTGGCTGTGCAAACACGGCGGAGCTCATCCTTGGTACAGAGAATGCAGTACGGCCATTGTGATGGGATAGGATGCGGTCACCTCTACATCTAGGAGAGGTCACATGACctcatgtggggggaggggactgggaAGGACAGAATTGAGGTCTGGTAGATGGTGGGGAGGGTGATGAGCTCCGTTATGTACTGGTAGGAATCGTGGAGGGGTGACAATAGGgcaggttgggggaggggcagaggaagaGGAGTGGTATAACCCGGCATGTACAGGACATAAAAAGGAGACACCTACtgctaatttactttttttttttttttttttttttttttttggtgcatactCAGCTTGGATGAGCCAAatatcccctgcaccccccccccccccccatatccacaGTTCTGATTTTAATGGTTCAAAAGAATGTACAATGGTTTTATAATCTAACAATAAAAATGGAAACCTTTTTTTAATCTGATCCATGTGTGTGTTTTCATTTGTATAAAAAACTTTATTTTAGAAATGTAAGGGAGCATCCATGGCACTCAGTTTATAAgacatgctgggtttttttttctgtcttcagACTGGACAAGTAGGCTGACTTGGCCCAGTTTGTCTTCTAAGTGCTGTCTTGTCCATCCTCCGGTGTCCTtctctaaggtccctttcacactggggc is a window from the Aquarana catesbeiana isolate 2022-GZ linkage group LG03, ASM4218655v1, whole genome shotgun sequence genome containing:
- the LOC141133635 gene encoding tripartite motif-containing protein 16-like encodes the protein MENFMSPQPDQEESGVFCNYCVHAPVPAVRSCLLCEVSLCDKHLRDHKKSSEHVLTDPTLFMESSKSSVHKKILEYYCTEDDACICKFCVTRKHKGHELESLDEASEKKKTLRNVLQELLTQREEMEERVQSLQEHRRKVEEKAAGDTERVTAQFRDLRRRLEELEKRFLREISGSAERISVSIRDLEIKKEELSRKIRHIEELCNMMDPLTVLQESETGDLGDTEDGDNEDRERHEKLLHDGGGLDLAGLSHTLHTGLSDIITEINVYFYIQEAADIILDVNTAHNKLHVSGDRKTVTRTDRDQNRPEKPERFQSCAQVLSTRSFRSGRHYWEVDFRGSNWWIVGMCYPSIDRRGGLQSVIGYNNKSWGLGWNGDRYGLMQNSEVISLPPNVSSNRIRIYLDYEAGQISFYDLCDPILHLHTFTTTFTEPLHAGICVWRGFIKICGGK